A genome region from Rhodanobacter thiooxydans includes the following:
- a CDS encoding assimilatory sulfite reductase (NADPH) flavoprotein subunit, with amino-acid sequence MNTVAVPNLPAPSLDADKLARLTRELESLTAAQLYWIAAWSAAQAEQVQRGGGVTPAPAGQPASRLTIVYGSQTGNAKRIAEQLASRGEAAGLPVRLLRADAYPQRELAQERHLLLVISTQGDGEPPDDARGLFEFISGKRAPKLPALQFAVLGLGDSSYPQFCTIGRQLDARLAELGGSRLASFGEADVEIEAVAAPWVEQALEQAREQLRQAGAPARATPLHVVPSRSTWSREQPFAATVLANQRIVARDSARDVRHVELSLEGSGLHYQPGDALGVWPHNPPALVEQWLEVLQLDGAQPVTHQQRTLPLRQWLGREREITRLHRGFISALATAGGHDELARLLQPEQSAQFAAVLADEQPIDLLRRYPAPWQAEALLATLRPLAPRLYSIASSTKAVGEEVHLTVAVVDYEAHGSTHWGAASSLLAATGEDGTLPVFIESNERFRLPTDGSRDIIMIGPGTGVAPFRAFVQERRESGATGRNWLFFGNRHFASDFLYQLEWQQALKDGSLHRLDLAFSRDPAFSESPHKEVRGVAVESHKTYVQDRLREHGAELHAWLKNGAHLYVCGDAKHMARDVHAALVDVIVAHGNQSPEEANAWLGELLQQGRYARDVY; translated from the coding sequence GTGAATACCGTCGCCGTGCCAAACCTTCCAGCGCCAAGCCTCGATGCGGACAAGCTTGCCCGGCTGACCCGGGAACTGGAAAGCCTGACTGCCGCCCAGCTGTACTGGATCGCCGCGTGGAGCGCGGCGCAGGCCGAGCAGGTGCAGCGCGGTGGCGGGGTGACTCCCGCGCCGGCGGGGCAGCCGGCCAGTCGGCTGACGATCGTCTACGGCAGCCAGACCGGCAATGCGAAGCGCATCGCCGAGCAGCTGGCCAGCCGTGGCGAAGCGGCCGGCCTGCCGGTGCGGCTGCTGCGCGCCGATGCCTACCCGCAGCGCGAGCTGGCGCAGGAACGCCACCTGCTGCTGGTGATCAGCACCCAGGGCGACGGCGAACCGCCGGACGACGCGCGCGGCCTGTTCGAGTTCATCAGCGGCAAGCGCGCGCCGAAGCTGCCGGCGCTGCAGTTCGCCGTGCTGGGCCTGGGCGATTCGAGCTACCCGCAGTTCTGCACGATCGGCCGCCAGCTCGACGCTCGCCTGGCTGAGCTGGGCGGCAGCCGTCTCGCTTCCTTCGGCGAAGCGGACGTGGAGATCGAGGCGGTCGCCGCGCCGTGGGTGGAGCAGGCGCTGGAGCAGGCACGGGAGCAGCTGCGGCAGGCAGGCGCGCCGGCGCGGGCGACCCCGCTGCACGTGGTGCCGAGCCGCAGCACCTGGTCGCGCGAACAGCCGTTCGCCGCCACCGTGCTGGCCAACCAGCGCATCGTGGCGCGCGACAGCGCGCGTGACGTGCGCCATGTCGAGCTGTCGCTGGAAGGCTCCGGCCTGCACTACCAGCCGGGCGATGCGCTGGGCGTGTGGCCGCACAATCCGCCGGCGCTGGTCGAGCAATGGCTGGAAGTCCTGCAGCTGGACGGCGCGCAGCCGGTGACCCACCAGCAGCGCACGTTGCCGCTGCGGCAGTGGCTGGGCCGCGAGCGCGAGATCACCCGGCTGCACCGCGGCTTCATCAGTGCGCTGGCGACCGCCGGCGGCCACGACGAACTGGCCAGGCTGCTGCAGCCGGAGCAGTCGGCGCAGTTCGCGGCGGTGCTGGCCGACGAGCAGCCGATCGACCTGCTGCGCCGCTACCCGGCGCCATGGCAAGCCGAGGCGCTGCTGGCAACGCTGCGGCCACTGGCGCCGCGGCTGTACTCGATCGCCTCCAGCACCAAGGCGGTGGGCGAGGAGGTGCACCTGACCGTGGCCGTGGTGGATTACGAAGCGCACGGCAGCACGCACTGGGGCGCCGCCTCCTCACTACTCGCCGCGACCGGCGAGGACGGCACCCTGCCGGTATTCATCGAGTCGAACGAGCGCTTCCGCCTGCCGACCGACGGCTCGCGCGACATCATCATGATCGGGCCGGGTACCGGCGTGGCGCCGTTCCGCGCGTTCGTGCAGGAGCGGCGCGAAAGCGGTGCCACCGGCCGCAACTGGCTGTTCTTCGGCAACCGCCACTTCGCCAGCGACTTCCTCTACCAGCTGGAGTGGCAACAGGCGTTGAAGGACGGCTCGCTGCACCGGCTCGACCTGGCGTTCTCGCGGGATCCCGCTTTTTCTGAAAGTCCGCACAAGGAAGTGCGGGGTGTTGCGGTGGAATCGCATAAAACGTATGTCCAGGATCGCCTGCGCGAGCACGGCGCCGAGCTGCATGCATGGCTGAAGAACGGCGCGCACCTCTATGTCTGCGGCGATGCGAAGCACATGGCCCGCGACGTGCACGCCGCACTGGTCGACGTGATCGTGGCCCACGGCAACCAGTCGCCCGAGGAGGCGAACGCCTGGCTCGGCGAACTTCTGCAACAGGGCCGCTACGCCCGCGATGTTTATTAA
- the cysI gene encoding assimilatory sulfite reductase (NADPH) hemoprotein subunit produces the protein MSTKLSHLEHIKSASRYLRGTIAEGLADPVTGAIGDDDNKLLKFHGSYQQDDRDLREERRKQKLEPAYAFMLRARLPSGVVTPAQWLVFDRIAREHASGTLRITTRQTFQWHGIIKHKLKPTIAAIHEALATTIAACGDVVRNVVSTANPVESAAHAEAYAWATRLSTELAPKTRAYHEIWLDGEKLHGDPVAESEPLYGATYLPRKFKIGLAIPPLNDIDVFAQDLGLIAIVEQGTLRGFNIAVGGGMGATHGDASTYPRLANVIGFATPEQLFGVAEAVIGIQRDWGDRAERQHARLKYTLDRHGLDAFKAELEARLGYALAAPRAYRFEHNGDRYGWVEGHDGRWHLTLHIESGRLADTGERRWLSGLRELAKVHAGDFRLTCNQNVIVANVAAAERERIDAIVREHGLDGYRKQSAIRRHAIACVALPTCGLAMAESERYLPALLPKLEALLEHHGLADAPILLRLSGCPNGCSRPYLGEIALVGRGPGRYDLRLGADFSGQRLNQVYRENVDEAAILAALDPLFARYAAERAAGEGFGDFLLRAGILAPLPSRRIPSELVA, from the coding sequence ATGAGCACGAAACTCTCTCATCTCGAACACATCAAGTCAGCCAGCCGCTACCTGCGCGGCACCATCGCCGAAGGCCTGGCCGACCCGGTCACCGGCGCGATCGGTGACGACGACAACAAGCTGCTGAAATTCCACGGCAGCTACCAGCAGGACGACCGCGACCTGCGCGAGGAGCGCCGCAAGCAGAAACTGGAACCGGCCTACGCCTTCATGCTGCGCGCGCGCCTGCCCAGTGGTGTGGTGACGCCGGCGCAGTGGCTGGTGTTCGACCGCATCGCCCGCGAGCATGCCAGCGGCACGCTGCGCATCACCACACGGCAGACCTTCCAGTGGCACGGCATCATCAAGCACAAGCTGAAGCCGACCATCGCAGCGATCCACGAGGCGCTGGCCACCACCATCGCCGCCTGCGGCGACGTGGTGCGCAACGTGGTGAGCACGGCGAACCCGGTAGAGTCCGCCGCGCATGCCGAGGCGTATGCCTGGGCCACGCGGCTCTCGACCGAACTGGCGCCGAAGACGCGCGCCTATCACGAGATCTGGCTGGACGGCGAGAAGCTGCACGGCGATCCCGTGGCAGAGAGCGAGCCGCTGTACGGCGCCACCTACCTGCCGCGCAAGTTCAAGATCGGCCTGGCGATCCCGCCGCTCAACGACATCGACGTGTTCGCGCAGGATCTGGGCCTGATCGCGATCGTCGAGCAGGGCACGCTGCGCGGCTTCAACATTGCCGTCGGCGGCGGCATGGGCGCCACCCATGGCGACGCCAGCACCTACCCGCGGCTGGCCAACGTGATCGGCTTCGCCACGCCGGAACAATTGTTCGGCGTGGCCGAGGCGGTGATCGGCATCCAGCGCGACTGGGGCGACCGCGCCGAACGCCAGCATGCGCGACTGAAATACACGCTCGACCGGCACGGCCTGGACGCATTCAAGGCCGAGCTGGAGGCGCGCCTGGGCTACGCGCTGGCCGCGCCGCGCGCGTACCGCTTCGAACACAACGGCGACCGCTACGGCTGGGTCGAGGGCCACGACGGCCGCTGGCATCTCACCCTGCACATCGAATCAGGCCGGCTCGCGGACACGGGCGAGCGGCGCTGGCTCAGCGGCCTGCGCGAGCTGGCGAAGGTGCATGCCGGCGATTTCCGCCTGACCTGCAACCAGAACGTGATCGTGGCGAACGTCGCCGCGGCCGAGCGCGAGCGCATCGACGCGATCGTGCGCGAGCATGGGCTTGACGGCTACCGCAAGCAGAGTGCGATCCGCCGCCACGCGATCGCCTGCGTGGCGCTGCCCACCTGCGGCCTGGCGATGGCCGAAAGCGAGCGCTACCTGCCGGCGCTGCTGCCGAAGCTGGAGGCCCTGCTCGAACATCACGGCCTGGCCGATGCCCCGATCCTGCTGCGTTTGTCCGGTTGCCCGAATGGCTGCTCGCGGCCGTACCTGGGCGAGATCGCCCTGGTCGGTCGCGGGCCGGGCCGCTACGACCTGCGCCTGGGCGCCGATTTCAGCGGCCAGCGGCTGAACCAGGTCTATCGCGAGAACGTGGACGAAGCGGCGATCCTCGCCGCGCTCGATCCGTTGTTCGCCCGCTACGCCGCGGAACGCGCGGCCGGGGAAGGCTTCGGCGATTTCCTGCTGCGCGCCGGCATCCTGGCGCCGCTGCCGTCGCGGCGCATTCCGTCGGAGCTGGTAGCGTGA